Sequence from the Drosophila subpulchrella strain 33 F10 #4 breed RU33 chromosome 3R, RU_Dsub_v1.1 Primary Assembly, whole genome shotgun sequence genome:
TAAGGATTCCATGTAAATTTCTTGTATAATTCTAATTGATTTATATGCTATCTATTAAAAATTAGTATTCCTCTGGTTAAGGTTGTTGTAAGATGGGTTCAAATTGGTGTTAAAGTTGAACAGCGACGACGTAGTTAAGTCGTTCCGCAAAACGCTGCTTGGATTAATCGCCGGAACTCCAGTGCCAAATTGACTGCTTTGGTATCCGCCAGATCCGCCAAATCCACGATCAGTCGGATACGCGCTTGAGGTTAAGGTGTTAGGTATGTTAGTGTTTTGTTGGTTGTTAAAGCGAGCCACATTTCCAGAGTAGTTTTGACCAGTATACATACTGGAGTTGTTGTTGATGGAGTTGTTTGCATTGTTCGCAAAGTTTAAATTTCTAGTCGAGGGTTGTGTCAACAAGTTACCATTGTTATTTGAGTTCGGGATCAAGTTACTGGATGCGCTGGGCACAGAATTTACCGAACTGGTAGAGGGTATGTCCTGTCTTTTCTTCTGCTCAATCATGTTATATACATGAAGTATTTTCTGAAGTTCTTCGCGGTTAATCGAGGTTTTGCCTTGGGACATTAGAGAAGAAGCCAACTTGGCCGCAAGCTCAGTTTTATCCAATGGCTTGTCGGGGCTATACGGATTCTTGTTAGCCATCGGCAAATCTGGTTTTTCACCACGCTGAGCGGTGTTTTTGggaatgttatgtttactggCTTCTTGAAGCAAAAGTTCGGTGTCATTAATCGCTTTCTTCAAAGCCCGTTCCTTAGCGGGATCATAAATTTGAGAGATCAGGAGACCCGTAAACTTTTCTTTTACTGTTTCCAAAATGGCACAGTTTTCAGCTGTCAAAATTAAGGAGTGGACTTTTTCAGGATAAACCTTCTGGGTTTGCAAGGCTTTTACTAGCATTTCTGTAACGAAAGGACCCAAACTTCCAAGGTAGTTCTCCAAAGCAGTCAAAAGACGAAGGACGTGAATTACATTCGGTGGCTCCACAATAGGAGGATCCACATCCATGGGCATTTTCTGAGGACTCTTGTTAGATTCGGGATTACTCATTCCGGACTCGGTAGTTTGGGGCAAATGAACGTGATACTTTTCGTTGGCTAGTTCGTTATTGGTCATTGGCAAACACAGCCTTTCGCggcattttattttgatattttcaatATCTTGATTGTACAATTCTTCGATGCGCGCATTAAAGAAATGAATCCATTCGTTTTGGAAGTTATAAGAACGATGGTTGATACCAGCCTGTGTAAGTTCATCCTTGCGGCGCTTCCAAAACATTTGCCACTCTGTCTGATAGTTCGGATGTTGTTCAGGGTCACATTTGTATGTGTCAAAGCTCACGTTTAGCTCACGCACTTTGAGATCCACCATGTGGCGGTATGCCTGCCAAATGTCCCCATCGCGCAAGGGAGACAAAGACCTGCGCTCCACATTCCAATGCCTTTTCTGGGTGACTCTCTTCCTCTGATCCGGCGAATGGGACCTTGAACGGTTTCGCTTTAGGTTTCGGGTCTTCTGGACATCGCCCGAAGTTTTTCTGGTGTCCCTGAGAAAGTTCTCAACCATCCGTTTGTGCGTTTCGTCATCAACAGGCTGGGCTATATTCTTTGGCGGCGCATTGTTGTAGCGGACATAATTAGGTGGAGCCTGAGATCCGTATGGCGGAATGTAATACGGATTCGGATTTTCTAAGTTCATCAAGGGCTGAATATTGTTCCTAGCCTTTTCGATTAATTCGTCAACCTCTTTGGCGTCAACGACATGGGTAAACGACGGACCCATCTTTTCCGATGAATGCTTTCTATTATACACCTCGGCGAAACAAGCTTGGCGATCCTTGTTGTATTCGTGTTCATAGCACAGATGGGCAGTTTTTCGACCGTGATGGGTTTCAATGGCCATTGCTAGCTTATCAAAAATGGGCATCATTATTTTGCAGACTTCGCCCTCCGGCACCTGGGCAACATACTGACGGTACTGACGCATTGCAGTCGGGAAATGCTTGTCAAAATACTTTAGACGGTGGTTGTAGCCCAACAAGTGGTTGTGCATCGATTGTTCATCAGAAGTGATCTCACATAAGCAACATTGGTATCTGGGATGCCTATCGGCCAGGTTCCTTACTATTTTCAAAACGTACTCAACCCCAACGAGACCCATTACTTCATTTTGACGCCTGGATTCAAATGTGCCACCAGTGTATCTAGCTGGTGCATGATCCTTTGGAGCAGCGTAAGAAGGCGTTATTACCTTAGTAACATTTGGCCGTACAGCGGGCCCAACACTTCTGGTTGGAATTTTTACTACATTCGAAGTAATCGGTTTCGTTGTTTGAATGGGGATCAAAGTATTCGGTTTTGTTGTTTGAATGGGAATCGAATTATTTGGTTTTGTAACTTGAACTGGGACTGCATTTTTCTGAGTTTCCGGCCCTTTTGGAACCTCTTTTGGTTTGTCTTCAACAATTATGACATCGGCCTCTTCATCGGGCGGCTCAGGATTTGAGCTGATTAGCTTGGCCAGCGGAACACAAGTAATTTTTGTGGCCAGCGGATTCTTGACAATATCTGGATTCGCTGCCTTCGGTTTAGCATTCTGCACAGTTTTGATTGGCTGTGGCTTTGTCTGAGCTGGGGATTGTGCTTGGGTCTTATTTTTTGATGGGGGCTGTGCATTTTGAGCAGGTTTATTGATAGGTTTGGGCTGAGAATTAGTATTGCCTTCAGTAGTCTTGGGACCAGGACCGTCTGTGTTCTTTGAAATGTTCGATTTAACTGCTGTGCCTGGTGGAATTGACTGTAGTCCCTTCTTGACCCCAGAGTTTGGCGGTTTCGCCACATTAGCAACGGGTTTCTTTACTTGATTATTTTCCGCGTTTTGGTTGGGCTTGTTCTGTGTGTTCGTACCAATAACCGGGATCTTCTTTGGAGTGGGTGGAGTATTCCCTAAAATTTTCTTTTGAATGGGTGTATTATTTCCTGAAGTATTTTTTTGACCGGGTGTATTATTTCCTGAAGTATTTTTTTGAACGGGTGTCTTATTTCCTGAAGTATTTGTTTGAACGGGTGTAATAGTTCCTGATGTATTCTTTTGAGTGggtgtattatttttttgaagtGTTTGGTTATTGGCTGGAATATTCTTTTGAATGGATGAATTTATACCGGAATTAGGGCTAGCAACTTTTTGAGCGTTCACGCCAGTAGCTGGAAATTTCTTTTGAATGGGTTGAGCTTTTACAGCTGGACTTCCAGCTGTCGGCTTGACCGCAGCATTAGTGTTATTGCTATTTTGATCATTTTTGTTGGAAGCCACGGAATTTTTAACAACGGGGGACAAGCTGTTTTGGTTATTATTGGGGTTTGGCGGTCCTTTTTTAACGGGTTCTGAAACCGCTTTCTGTGGACCACCCGCAGTCCTAACTCTTATTTGTAATTGTTGTTCAGATACCATTACTGCGTTATGTTTTTTACCACTAAGGTGGCTAAACAGATTCTTGTCACCGAATTGGACAACATGGCAAATATTACAAATGTACTTTGCGTCTGTGGGGGTTATCAATAATTGCCATTTTTTTGATGGGTTATTGCGGAActcaaattttaatatttcttccAATGATATTGTTGACAAGAGCTCAAGAAATTTTGTCCCATCCATGGGATCGTTTTGCATGTTTTTGGTATTCATCTTGAGTTTGTGATACCGTTTAACATCAATTAATGTGCATGTGGCTCGCAGgagttatatttattttgtttgattaTGGGTACCAACCGGTACAAATTTGATATTGGTTTTGATTTCAGATTTTGCGTTGCTATAAAATTGAaggaaaaaatgattttatatgAAATTTAAACAAGTAATAACCAAAAATTACTCTTAAATTAATCAGTCTTTTCTTAGAAATCTAAAAACAGTTATTAAATACTACATTTCTTAATGTAATGGGAAACAGCAGTTTTAAATTTGTCCTTTAGGGTGCAATGGGATTGCTAATAATGTCTTCACAGAAATCAAAAAGCCGTGGAAATTCAAGACGAACATTTCAACCGCCACAGCATTTTTGATACATTATTtgggcaataaaataatataaaattacaTGCACTTATGTTATGAGCTAGCGATAGAGCACTAAATCTTAAGTGGAATATATTGGAACACAAAAAAAGTCAAGTCTGTAAAATGGTTATGAAAAGCATTGGATTTAATTAATGCATTGTATATTCACATAGCTGGAGTGTGGGCCATTTATTGGCATTCGGCAGACCATGAGGGGGCACAATGGCGATACCCATATCATATCATGATTTCGGAAAATTCAAGATTTTTCGTTTCAAAAAGAATATTGTAAACGTAACTTTCGAATAACTCATTGAAAAAGAGACTTGAAGAAACGAGACTCCAATACTATTCAAGGGTATTAACCTTTAGGGAATAGAAGAGTGTTCACATTCCTAGCCCACTTTCAattcttattttaaaaagctCATCATACCTTATTGAATCaacaaatttttgattttatcaTCAGCTTGTTGTAcaaaaacaagttttttaaactTGTAAAAAAGCATTTCAACGCTTCGTAAATATAAATCAATGGATTTGATTTCTGTGCTGAGAGCAATCAAAATTGggattattttaaattgataaaaacCTTAGATGCTTTAGGTAGCAATTTTCTTAATTTGTGTTTTGATTCCACTTTGAAAAAATCTGATATCGACTATATCGATATGAGTGCTATGCTTTATGCTCATAAATAACAAGCCTTATGTAAACTAAAAGAAAAATGGATATTttccaaatatatattttt
This genomic interval carries:
- the LOC119545762 gene encoding uncharacterized protein LOC119545762 yields the protein MNTKNMQNDPMDGTKFLELLSTISLEEILKFEFRNNPSKKWQLLITPTDAKYICNICHVVQFGDKNLFSHLSGKKHNAVMVSEQQLQIRVRTAGGPQKAVSEPVKKGPPNPNNNQNSLSPVVKNSVASNKNDQNSNNTNAAVKPTAGSPAVKAQPIQKKFPATGVNAQKVASPNSGINSSIQKNIPANNQTLQKNNTPTQKNTSGTITPVQTNTSGNKTPVQKNTSGNNTPGQKNTSGNNTPIQKKILGNTPPTPKKIPVIGTNTQNKPNQNAENNQVKKPVANVAKPPNSGVKKGLQSIPPGTAVKSNISKNTDGPGPKTTEGNTNSQPKPINKPAQNAQPPSKNKTQAQSPAQTKPQPIKTVQNAKPKAANPDIVKNPLATKITCVPLAKLISSNPEPPDEEADVIIVEDKPKEVPKGPETQKNAVPVQVTKPNNSIPIQTTKPNTLIPIQTTKPITSNVVKIPTRSVGPAVRPNVTKVITPSYAAPKDHAPARYTGGTFESRRQNEVMGLVGVEYVLKIVRNLADRHPRYQCCLCEITSDEQSMHNHLLGYNHRLKYFDKHFPTAMRQYRQYVAQVPEGEVCKIMMPIFDKLAMAIETHHGRKTAHLCYEHEYNKDRQACFAEVYNRKHSSEKMGPSFTHVVDAKEVDELIEKARNNIQPLMNLENPNPYYIPPYGSQAPPNYVRYNNAPPKNIAQPVDDETHKRMVENFLRDTRKTSGDVQKTRNLKRNRSRSHSPDQRKRVTQKRHWNVERRSLSPLRDGDIWQAYRHMVDLKVRELNVSFDTYKCDPEQHPNYQTEWQMFWKRRKDELTQAGINHRSYNFQNEWIHFFNARIEELYNQDIENIKIKCRERLCLPMTNNELANEKYHVHLPQTTESGMSNPESNKSPQKMPMDVDPPIVEPPNVIHVLRLLTALENYLGSLGPFVTEMLVKALQTQKVYPEKVHSLILTAENCAILETVKEKFTGLLISQIYDPAKERALKKAINDTELLLQEASKHNIPKNTAQRGEKPDLPMANKNPYSPDKPLDKTELAAKLASSLMSQGKTSINREELQKILHVYNMIEQKKRQDIPSTSSVNSVPSASSNLIPNSNNNGNLLTQPSTRNLNFANNANNSINNNSSMYTGQNYSGNVARFNNQQNTNIPNTLTSSAYPTDRGFGGSGGYQSSQFGTGVPAINPSSVLRNDLTTSSLFNFNTNLNPSYNNLNQRNTNF